CTATATGTTAAAAGGACCTCAAAAGGAACTCTTTAAACCAAACACCTCACCAAAccgaacaattttctcagtccctgaacggttcagtttagacatgtttttctctgtgtgtatagatagatagatagatagatagatagatagatagatagatagatagattgtaTTATATACTGTCAGaaaatctaggaacttgtagttctCATTCTACAGGCtgagcaatcatcaggagtgaggagggcagaaatgcattgagcactatactttgcctgcatttaCTAGCAAATCGCTTTTCgagtattgtatatatatatatatctatatatatatatatatacacacacacacatatatatatacacacacacacacacacacacacacacacacacacacacacacacatatatatatatatatatatatatatatatatatatatatatagtacgtatacctattactcgagtttcactcATTTACTCTATCGTGGGATACGTAAATTTTATTGCCAGAAATGCAATGAGGTTGATTCAGTAGTAACAGTTGCTGAAACGGTTGAAAAGGACAATGTTGATGATGCATGTAATGTTTAGATTGTTGTATTTGCTCTCCCACACTTTCTGAAGCATGTTGTTATGCAACAGGGTGGATGTTTGAATGATCAGTGTAAGAGGTGAACACATTTAATCTGACTATTCAAACGTTAAGCTTAGCTGCTGCAAACAAGTTTCTGATATGTTGATGTGctaaatgtaatatttctgtAATTGTCATGTTTTATTGCTATTGCAGGCCATTGTTATCGTAGAAAATGTACAGTCACAGCGAAAGTCTTTGTCGCTTGTGCCAGCGTTGTACTGGATTACATAAACAAGGAGGTGGTAGAGGAACTACGTCACTTGTCATGTTCCAACTGGCACTTTCCAAAGGCATTCATGGAATGAAAATAATCAACATATAACATATTGTATCCTTAGTCGATCTTTTTTAAAGTATTCGCAGTCCTCTACAAGGCCCTCGTGTAGAGGagtatatttgatgaaattgtcAAACAAATAGGATTCTATTCTTGGAATGTGGCAAAGCATGGCAAACATCGGTCAATCGAAGAGGTAGCTGATTGTATAGAGAGACTGAAAGCTGCGGGTCTACCGGTGACCAAAAACCACTCCAAACGAAGCGGGTACAGCGGgtacaattactgaaaaaataaGGCAAATGTGGAAACTACTCGTCGAAATATGAAAAAACAAGAGAAAGAGAAGTATAGAGGAGACAGCGCTATACGGTTAATATCATTGTTATTGCGTATTTGAAGTCCCCTTTTTGTTGCATTCAGACTGTATTGCAATGTTTACCGATGATTCAGCAAAAAGTATTTGTCATTCAAATATAACCCCAAGTCTTTCTGTAGCAAGGAACAAATTAAAGTGCAGTGACGAGCTGCTGTATACATTGTTATTCAATTTGAAAGGAGACTTGAACAAGAAAGTGAACAAAGGTTGCCTTCATAGCCCATAAAAAAAGACTCAGGGCAGAAAGCGCTCCGAAGACAAATATCGGCGCTCTTAAAATTGTTGTCAGCTACTTTAGTGTAGTCAGTTCAATCCTTTTGGGGAAATGGAGTTTTCAGCATCTTGTTTTGTGTTCAaatcgaaaactgaattttcagGATAGAGCTAAAGCAGtcatttgtgaaaatcgaaaatgtaattaaaatattcaCATCAAGGACGAAAGTATTTAAATAACTTCCAAGTAGTATGCATCTACAGCCCCATGTCACAATGGACTCATGCTCTGGAAGTGTACAGTAACAATATCGATGGACAACTATGCTGGTACAGCATGTAGATATGCTAGCAAGGGatagaccatttgatatccttagGGGGCTATGAAGATGGACAGAAGAGCGTTATTTTTTCTTCTACCTTCAttttgaatcatttttttccaacTTGGCCAATTCTGACGACAATTTTTTACTTTCCCTCTCCGCAGAatctttttcttttgtttgagtCCTGCCCGCACACATCACCGCTGATATTTCTTTTACTTTATCTTTACATATCGTTACATAATTTTAAGGCAAACAGTGTCTGCTTTATGAAGTTGAAAAGTTAATAGTGATGAAAGTTCGTTCTACTCAAAACGAACCTTCTCGGCTTGGAGTATTGAAAGACTGTGCAATGCATAGAGAAGAGTTATCTTTATGATTACATGTATTAACACTAAAGTGAAACAAGTTGTTGATCTATTGTGGGTAAAGAGGAGATGACTCCCTCCTGACATTGAAAATTTCGAATATAAGAAAACAGAGTCATGTGGTGGCCCTCTAGGAGTGCAATTCAAAATTAATTAACACAAGATTATTCCCCAGGCCAGTAGTTGTCGTCAGTGAATAGCTAAGTATTGGAAGTAGGAAAAAATCCTATTGGAAGTTGGGAGGGAAACTTTTGTTAATGCCaagaaatacaaatgcagtaTCTGCATATTTATATGTTACAGAAGCATttggaattttttatttttcaaaaaattagtaATGGTATAGCTATTAATTTGGATGCAGCTTTGGCAATTACCATTTGTATCCCGTAGCATGCAAAACCAATAATTAAATGAGCATATTCTGGCATTTAAGTTGGTATGTTCAGATATTATAAGAATGATATGCGAGGCCGCCTTATGGGAACGCCGAAAATGAAACAAGTAATATGACAGAATGTGACTTGTGTAAGTGCATTATTTTCACATCGTGTCTTCTTGGATTTTTTTCGATTTACCTGGGGctttaacatttttcaaatacaatttATCTTAATTCCCCCAAAAAATCTTCCACGCCTCCCTCTCTCAGGAGATCAAATGAACCATCTCTTGAGGTCcgtttttgaaaaaactaacAAATCTACAAAACTGTGAATGTGTCGAGCGAACGAGCAAAAATTATAAAGTTAAACCCCTGGATTTGAGAGGTCCTGAGTCTAGAATCGCGCCCTCCACGCCCCGTACAAGAAAACATTATTGGAGTTAACAGATTCCAGACATACACACGGAAGTATTATGCTGCACTACTACTGAGCTCACCCAGGCAGCTGGGTGCAGGTGTGCAAAGGTGTGCACCAGTATTTCTGTTCTCAAAGTATGTAAGGTCATCATGGCTCAAGAGCTGGACGACGTCGACTTCGCCGGTCTACCGGAACCCATTCtggtgaaaatattcaatattttaaatttgactgACCGAGGGAGGGCCGCTCAAGTTTGTCGTGCATGGGCGGACGCTTTTAACCACCCAAGCGTTTGGGATGAGGCCGAGGTCGTTCTTCGAGCCGCCAAAGATGAAGAGGAGGCCAAAGTGCTTTTCAACGTGTACTCGCTGGACCATCAGACTACGATGCTCCAGCGTTTCGGTAAATATCTCGACACCTTAACAGTATCGGCTATTTACCTCAGAACGGAATTTTTGTCGTCAGATTACGATGTTCTCCGTGCTGTATTCCGAAACTGCAGCGAATTGGATACCTTGCGCATAGGTGTTTATGGCGCGCACCAGATCATTAAGGTAGTTAGGTTTAAAATTCACCCGATCACAACTCTGAAGGGACTTATTCCAGTTCACACGATTATGCTGCATTTGAAGCGCCTCAGGAAGTTCCACCTGATGTCTTGGCCTCACAAAGATCCAAATGGTTTCACCATTCTGACGACCATGGCAATGAATGATAACATAAGTGACATTGAGGAGCTGAACCTGTACTGGAACTTTGTGCCGAACAACCCGGCGTGGGCCGCGAGAATACTGGAGATGCCGGAATCGTGTGAAGTCTCCTCTTGCTTGAACAAGTTCAGACACGTGAAAATCTTTTCGATTCAAATGAGCATTCTGACAGATGAGATCGTGTCGGTGTTTGCCCGACCGAGGGTCAATCGACTGGCgaagtttaaaattttgatcGCCTATCAACGGGGGCCCGGCGAGTTCGAGAAGTCCGTAATTCCCGATTCTACATGGAAAGCAGTCAGGATGAACAATCCACACATGAAGGTTGTCTTCACTTTTGCTGGTAGAATCAGGCAAAATGATTTGCTTGCCATATTTCAGCCAATGATTCCCCTGCAAGctgtcatattcatgaaattttccCGCGCGACCCAGGTTGCTTTAGAGGCGCTGGCTACCTATTACTACGAGAGTCTTGAGTACTACCGTGACTATTCGGATAGCTTTGGTATTGACGAGGATTTGATCCGAATTGCTAACAGGTGTACCGAGATGTCTCGCCTCATCCACCGAGGTTCTATTCACCCTGACACAGTCCTTTCAATCGCTGAGGTTGCAGGAAAGAGACTGAAGTACTTCGAAGTGTACGACGCCAAAATTTCAACCAAAGGAAGCAGTGCCAGGGAATTCTACGATGACGATGAAGTGTTCACAGTGCAAGAAGATGGGACGTACGCTCTAGTTCAACAACAGCTCAACAAGAAGGAAAAGGAAATTGAAGACGGGAGGACAGGTCTCCTTGAGGAGCTGTATGGCAAAGTGTCAGCGTTACTTGGAAGAAGTTGGAAGGCAAAGCCTGCCCCACCTgaagaatatttcaaattttgacagaatagGCCTTTTAGGTACAGATTTAGCGACAAagggtaaaaaaataaaaaaagcgtAGTAGGATTTAATTCCCGAAGCCCCGTAATTGAAAGAGACGTACAAACCATTTGGGAACGTCCTGTAGAACAACTAAAATTAGCCACGCCGGACAAGAAAAAGATGGCGACTGGTACTTGAGAAAGCCTTTTGCTTCACAACATTAAATAGAAACAAGcacaattacaaatttttaaTAAGTAAAGTCAGAAATTGTTTATTCTACAAATACTTATTCCATGTCAAACATGGGCATTAAGCGTAATTTCGCATAAAATTGAAACGTGCAATTTTTTGAATATGTACAATGAACCGCTACCTTGACCTGACATAATTTTCAACTCTCGACACACGACCGGATGCGTGGTAGAGTAAGCCATGTTAAAACTGCCTAATGCAATTCAAATACAATCGGTAGCAGCTTACCGCCGAAACGACTCTGAGATTAAGCATTCTGATTCGTTCATGTTACGACATCAAATGGAACAACATGTATGGTTCTTTCAAGACACTGAGACGTGCGGGTTTATTTTCAACGGAACCGTGGCATCTAAACCTGAGTGGGATGAGAACACTGAGACGTCGGAAGGCTTCTTATTGCATCAAAGTTAGTTCCTACATCATAACGTGGAGCGATAtagcctagattctattcgtccgctttcctccgtacctccgacccactcggaggtacggaggcaagtgGACGAATATAATCTAG
This DNA window, taken from Ptychodera flava strain L36383 chromosome 4, AS_Pfla_20210202, whole genome shotgun sequence, encodes the following:
- the LOC139132281 gene encoding F-box/LRR-repeat protein 21-like, whose translation is MAQELDDVDFAGLPEPILVKIFNILNLTDRGRAAQVCRAWADAFNHPSVWDEAEVVLRAAKDEEEAKVLFNVYSLDHQTTMLQRFGKYLDTLTVSAIYLRTEFLSSDYDVLRAVFRNCSELDTLRIGVYGAHQIIKVVRFKIHPITTLKGLIPVHTIMLHLKRLRKFHLMSWPHKDPNGFTILTTMAMNDNISDIEELNLYWNFVPNNPAWAARILEMPESCEVSSCLNKFRHVKIFSIQMSILTDEIVSVFARPRVNRLAKFKILIAYQRGPGEFEKSVIPDSTWKAVRMNNPHMKVVFTFAGRIRQNDLLAIFQPMIPLQAVIFMKFSRATQVALEALATYYYESLEYYRDYSDSFGIDEDLIRIANRCTEMSRLIHRGSIHPDTVLSIAEVAGKRLKYFEVYDAKISTKGSSAREFYDDDEVFTVQEDGTYALVQQQLNKKEKEIEDGRTGLLEELYGKVSALLGRSWKAKPAPPEEYFKF